The genomic segment CACGGACATCGTGCGCGTCCATCGGGGATTTGCCGAAGCTGTCGGCCGTGCTGGCGCGGCCCACAGAGCCCTTTCTGCCAGCCTCGTCAAACATCGCAAAATCCTTTATGCTCAAATGCGATACCACCCACGACGGCGGCGCCGTCCGGCCCTGACCCAGCGCGCATGAGCGCGGCGAAGGCCGGTTCGAAGCCGCCGCTTGCGTTTTCATGACCGCCAAGAAAATTCGCCACTATCTTCAGTTCAAGGATTTTTCGCTCGACGACTACGAGTACGTGCTTGAACGCGCGCGCATCCTGAAGCGCAAGTTCAAGAACTACGAGACCTATCATCCGCTGCACGACCGCACGCTCGCGATGATCTTCGAGAAGAGTTCGACGCGCACGCGTCTCTCGTTCGAAGCGGGCATCTTCCAGCTCGGCGGCCACGCGGTGTTCATGAACACGCGCGACACGCAGCTCGGACGCGGCGAGCCGATCGAGGATTCGGCGCAGGTCATCTCGCGCATGGTCGACATCATCATGATCCGCACGTTCGGCCAGGACATCATCCAGCGCTTCGCGGAAAGCTCGCGCGTGCCGGTGATCAACGGCCTGACGAACGAATATCACCCGTGTCAGGTGCTCGCGGACATCTTCACGTTCTACGAGCATCGCGGGCCGATTCACGGCAAGACGGTCGCGTGGGTCGGCGACGCGAACAACATGCTCTACACGTGGATCGAGGCCGCGCAGATCCTCGGCTTCAAGTTGCGCCTCTCGACGCCGCTCGGCTACAAGCTCGATCCCGCGCTGGTCTCCGAGGACAGCAAACCATTCTACGAAGAGTTCGACGATCCGAACGACGCCTGCACGGGCGCCGATCTCGTCACCACGGACGTCTGGACCAGCATGGGTTACGAAGCCGAAAACGAAGCGCGCATGAAGGCGTTCGCGGACTATTGCGTCGACGCCGAGATGATGGCGCGCGCGAATCCCGATGCGCTTTTCATGCACTGCCTGCCCGCGCATCGCGGCGAGGAAGTGAGCGCGGACGTGATCGACGGTCCGCAGAGCGTCGTCTGGGACGAGGCGGAAAACCGTCTGCATGTCCAGAAGGCGCTGATGGAGTATCTCCTGCTCGGCAAACTGAATCACTGAGTCATCCCGGCCGCGCGTCCCAAATTTACGGAAGCGCGGCTTTTTAATGTCAAAATAGCGTTTTTTCCGCGCTCTTCATGCCCGTCGCGCGCCCGGCGGACGCGAAG from the Caballeronia sp. NK8 genome contains:
- the argF gene encoding ornithine carbamoyltransferase, translating into MTAKKIRHYLQFKDFSLDDYEYVLERARILKRKFKNYETYHPLHDRTLAMIFEKSSTRTRLSFEAGIFQLGGHAVFMNTRDTQLGRGEPIEDSAQVISRMVDIIMIRTFGQDIIQRFAESSRVPVINGLTNEYHPCQVLADIFTFYEHRGPIHGKTVAWVGDANNMLYTWIEAAQILGFKLRLSTPLGYKLDPALVSEDSKPFYEEFDDPNDACTGADLVTTDVWTSMGYEAENEARMKAFADYCVDAEMMARANPDALFMHCLPAHRGEEVSADVIDGPQSVVWDEAENRLHVQKALMEYLLLGKLNH